AAGGAGGGAACGAAGCAAAGGGTTGGTTTTGGCATCACGGACCAGACGTAGGCTCGTATACTCGGCGAAAGGTGGGagatttagggttttcctaATGGATACACGGCATGGGCATATAGAGAGAGAAGTCGATAAAACCGGTGGTACCGGTTTGTTGTACCTACAGACTTCAACAAAAGACGCCATTGCCTTTCTGAATTTGTGACGCGAGAAAATTAAGACACCGAACAAGGGAAGTGTTCTGTTTGAAACTCATCACATCATCATGTCGGAATCTCTGTGTATGTCTGTGATTAGCTGAATTACTCGGCGAGTTTTGTATTTTAGCAGAAGTGCGAGATAGAATTAGCGGTTGGCCTAAACCCTCTGGCTCAGCTAGAGTTTTATCATCCTCAAACTATTGTTCAGtgataatgttttattttatttctaacaaGTACAGAAAACGGAGACGAGAAGAAGTTAAGAGGAGGAGAGAACACACAGAAACAAAATTATGTCTTTTGGATTACAAATGTTGGAAAAAAAAGTCTTATGAAAACCGTAACACAATCAATACTCTAAGGCAACTAGGTTTGAGATTCAACCAAAGGTGAAATGAAAGAGGATAAAGACAAAGACTGAATGTCATTCTGACAcagttttgaattttcttttccatgtcttttggtttttggtttttttttgcgGAAGCCACTTTTGATGTGGGTGTGGTAGTATAGTTTTACCAACGTGATCATGTCCTCTTCATAATGTATCCCAAGATTAGGCCTATTAGTCCTACCAAAAGAACGTACATGAACGGGATTCCACCACCACTCTGGCTTCTATTGCTTCCACGCTTCAACTGCTCCTGCAAATcattaaacaaacaaaagaaaatggcTTCATCATTAAGACCAGGGAAGCTAGCTATGAAAGTGCTTGACCAATTTGCAGGTAGTGGTTGGTATACAACACGGACCAGGTGAAAGTTCCTTACCAATTCTTGTTGAAGTCTATTGTTCAGTTGAACCGCAGAGTTCTTTTCCTCGGTGAGCCTTGTGATGAGCGCTCTCGCCTGAAATCATACAGTTCGATAGGGATTCAATGTTTACATGTATCAGGAATCACCATACTTAGTAGCTAGTAAGTTTGTTGCAGATGCATAAACCGATTTGTGGAAAGCTAAAACCACAGCAAAAGAAACCATACTCCTCTAGACCATAGTATTAACGTACTTAACTCTACACAGCTAAAACAATTGATGAAAACTACAAACAAGGTAAAAATTCTTAAAGGTGATAAACTCAAAGGTTAAGGCTCTTGGTCTAATAAGCTCCACTTCAGAACTAAAGTGCACAGTTAGCGAGCCACAAAGTTTGCTAATAAGCGAAATGAGCTggataggaaagaaaaaaaaacagctccaaaaacataaaagataatCCCGTAAACATATAATACTGATACACTATTATCTTGAAAGCATTACATAAAAGATCAGAAAGTTGATTAAAAGTACCTCAGATGGGTTATCCTGAGGTTCAAGCCTGTCCACGCTAAATCTTGGAGCCTAAATAACAAACAAGACGATTATTACAAAAGGAAACTCCTAGCCATAGTACTAAAAAGAGATTCTATTTCCTTGGCTATTTGAAGCTGAGGTCTAAACTTACAGCAGTAAAGTCAGAAGCGTTGTTGTTGTTCCCATTGTCAGAGACAGAAGCTCTTGGGGAAGAGCCCTCTTCTGATCCTTCATGAACCGGTGAAGGTGGTTGCGGTGGATCAACATAGACAACTCTCAGTTTCGTCTCCTCAACTCGATTCCCCGCCTCTTTGCTAAACTGCAGAAACCGATAAGTCTCAGCAAGTAAGGAGATAAAGCAAGGTTTTATTAGAAACGAACATCAAAAATACCATCTCGGGAGTAACATCCTTGGGAGTGACACCGGGAGTAGCCACAACACATTGAAGCAAGAACTTGTCCTTGCACTGCATATCAGCAGGAGCTTCCTTCTGCGCTTGCATCGTCACTAAGTTTTCCAAAAAGACAACAACAAATCTCAGCTTTTGGAATTTGCAATTTaattggagaaaaaaaaaaacaaaccaagaaCTTCAGAAGAGGATCTGGGAAGAACAACGCCAGTGTTAGGCCTCACACAGTACTTCTTTGGATTCGTCGTTTTAACCTAAAGCAAATCAAACATCGAAGAATCTCAACGataatcttcaaaaaaatttgAGAAGGATTATTATTCTTAATGAATTATTATCCACCTTGAAGGCTACATAACTGTCGGTCTTGTTAGTCAAATAGAGAGAGCAAGAGATCTGTTTCTTCAATTCAACTAACACACATAAAATCACAAATCAAACGATTATTCGTTAGGCAGAGATCTAGAGTGCGGGAATCATTTGGGATATTATGTATAAGCTTACAAGGGAATTGAAGGTCGATAGGATCGATTTCGAGAAGCGCGTTACTCATTCTGATAAGATCGCCGGAGGTTCAATCGTTTTCCGGTAGAGAGTGGTGGTCGTCGtcgtcgagagagagagagagagagttttggCGTCAATTTTGAAGGCTGGAGACGATATATGCCCTTCTTCTGATTCAAAGTGCGTCGTTAATCTTGGGGGTATAATTGTCATTCGATCCaatgcgttttttttttaaaagggttGACCAGGGAAAGCGAGGTGGCAAACCACGACCCCCTTTTGATCCCTTCTCTAATCTCTTTTTAATTAGTGTGTACCTAATTGATTGTCtataaggttttttttttctgggtcAAATAAGTCATCTCACAAGTAATTAATTACGGAAGAACGAGCAAAATTAATTGAATAAACTCAACTGAGAAAAATGTTTATTGGGAATAAAAAGATGATATTTTTCGAACTGTTGAGTTTGCATCTTTTTTCTATTCCAAATAAACATTTGacttttatcattttttatattacaaaCTAGAGTCGGCCGCCCTACACACGGAATATAATATGTTTGATGtagatataatatatgtaattgtACTCTTTTATTGAAGTtactaaattttgtttataatagtTTATTTAGACAATGTGGAAAGAATAGTCTAATTAGCTTAACCATATTATCTAAATAAACGTCTACAATTTTCTAAAGaaatgtttttgattatttttggaatatgtttttaatatcatttctttacatatagtatatattctaaaattgaCTATAATGAAATTAATAAACAATCACAAAATAATACGGAATTTACGAAATTCAACTTGGAATTCACAAATGTTTCTGTTTCGAATGGTATGTTTAATGGGTTCATGCCATACAACTCTTCTGAAGAAGTTTTGCTGCTGTTCAAGAGTATGAGAAGCATGGACGTGGTGCCAACTGCTTTACTTTCCCggtgtttttttgttgttgttcaaCCTCTCTAGATGGTCTTATAAGCTTGTGTGATGGTAAAGATTTAAGACAGTTGGCAGCTTTCTGAAGGGTTGCATTCTATAAAATAGCTTAACAAACATAACCATTCCCACTAGCGTTGGAGAAAAACAATTTGTGCAGGCAGCCGTTGAATCCACTTCCCACTAGCGTTGTGTTCCTTGTGTTCTAGTTTCTCGGGTCTCTCCTTTGTACCTGTCTCGGCTCAACCTTCCATCAGGTTATCACAAGTTTGTATCGATACTTGATGTCCTGTTCGCTCCAAAGCAGAACGGTTTCAAGTTCGATTGATTTTGCTTCCatgttttttaccttttttgCCATGGAAGTGAGTTTTAGAGTTCTTATAGTTTGTCATCACATCTTGTAAGACTCATCAGTTCATTGCAGAAATGATATTtaccatttagcaaaaaaacatAACCATTCCTTTCGTTTTTCACTAATAACAAATCGTAGAATATTTTTCTACCGAAAACTCAATTTATTTGTAACTATAATCAAATCtacaattaataatttaattttcagatATTGGTGTTTCTCTTGAACCATTCTAAATCTTTTCTATCAATAACTCAGTTTCCTTGTAAAGTTGATCTTTTTAAGAATGCGTAATTTTTTTAGCTTTTTTAAATAATCGAACTTAAACACATCACTGGCAGATCTTTTTAAGAATGCGTTAGCAAATCTCTTCTATCAATAACTCAGTGTACATTATTTGATTGCCAAAGAGTTTTAGTGttgagagaaaagaaaaacacaaaatcaaaacccaaatgaGCCACCAAAACAACAATGAGATTTACTTCTTCCTTCATCTCTTCCTGGGGTCTCCGTCCCTCGTCTCGCTCCATTATCTTCCTCCTTCCTTGGAAATAAAGTCTTCAAACCAACAACAGTCACTCAGCGGCAATTGTTCCTGCAACTAAAAGCAGCTGCGTGGTGGGAGACAGCCAACAACATTGCGTCCTAAACACCACATCTGCGTTTGAACTCTGAAGCTGTCTCCAGCTTCTACGCTGCCATTCACGTCCACAGATTGGCCTCCGTGTCAGACCTCATCGCTCAAAACTGCATCTACAAGGATCTCGTCCTCTCATCATTCTAGTTTAACCTCAATGAACTGATAATGAACTGTCTAGCGAATGAAAGCTTAAACCTGGTAAAAATCTCATTTGTTTCTTCTCCCTCAGCATACAGACTACTATCTTCCATCTCCAATCTCCGAAACCCATATCTCCTTTCCACCAAAGACTACCTTTCCAACTCCTTTTAACCCTTTTCACTTCTTCGATGATCAAACAAACTCAAGCCTCCGTACACTCCAAACAACCAGAATCCTACAAAGGCACTTGCTCAGACGATACCTCTTGCCGTTCTATGCTCACTGATGGAGGCCCTGTTCGTTTCGTGATCTGGACgctgtgagggattaaactcacacctagatttagatcaggttttatgtttaggaaaggttagggaaagattatcgcgggctgaatcccgtaagaacttgatgaatgaacttcgatttgtattgatataatagaaaatgGGATGGTTACAAGAAGATGTATCTCACGAGGAATATAAAGATTACACGAGTATTATCCTAAGAATGTTTTGGTGAATGTTGAGTGAAAATATGAGTTGGATCGGatctctcttctttcttgacttgctttctctttaaatagccttaggtcccgtcggttgctaccaacaggttcccgagatcctctccgtgatttgagggatttgtaacagcttccctttgaccgggtcctgcgcctatttacttgtccacgagctacctctttgaccgggtcctgcgcctgtttacttgtcaacgagctgcctcttttccttgacctctctgatgaacatctccagctcacagcctccggatctgacttagctgtttttgaagattgaattcatgatgggcctttcacggcctgttatcatttcttattgtctatcactagctagggggtcatatttgggcccaacagttgcccccagctttcgagataagatttcttatctcggaagctagacctagccggcgagcatcaatctttttgttgagatctcgagcaacagttatctttattgaagatttcttttgcttaatctgatggctacgattacgtatgaaaaggcgcaagtatccgacttctcggccagcaagcttcccattcctcaattctcagagagttcaggtactttcgagattaacatgtttaatctatccttttacggagagtatggttctaacttaggtttggtgggtcctgattcagctccagtcgagacgtcccagatgggcgatgacaaggaggcagatgagggagatccagccaaagaaagtgatccagtcaagggagacaaggatgtcgggatgagctcccgtgataatgatggctaagagctgcggctctttttgaattgtaatgttgcttttcatgacttttgcctaatgggctttgtttacgtttcagacttatagcctgaggaggcttttaaaccttagggtcttctgaaccctcgttagcctaagaggcttttaaacccttttattcaaatttcggttttgtttttcgtattaagtcatttgacttggtttgatcgtttcttggatgagattgacttttgtcaagtggaagttttggtttggacatgtatcgtgattattaaatacaatgtccaatgacttatcaggtctcgaagatttcgagtacattcgattacgaggatccttagaaggaATTCCTGAAACATTGAGATTAGCTcagggtttttaggaacctgagctactctgaagaccttaggagggggttcatgggaacctgaacttgtttgtgggattttaagaccc
This genomic stretch from Raphanus sativus cultivar WK10039 chromosome 3, ASM80110v3, whole genome shotgun sequence harbors:
- the LOC108847741 gene encoding vesicle-associated protein 1-2 produces the protein MSNALLEIDPIDLQFPFELKKQISCSLYLTNKTDSYVAFKVKTTNPKKYCVRPNTGVVLPRSSSEVLVTMQAQKEAPADMQCKDKFLLQCVVATPGVTPKDVTPEMFSKEAGNRVEETKLRVVYVDPPQPPSPVHEGSEEGSSPRASVSDNGNNNNASDFTAAPRFSVDRLEPQDNPSEARALITRLTEEKNSAVQLNNRLQQELEQLKRGSNRSQSGGGIPFMYVLLVGLIGLILGYIMKRT